DNA sequence from the Puntigrus tetrazona isolate hp1 chromosome 2, ASM1883169v1, whole genome shotgun sequence genome:
gtgcaaattattattatcgttataCTTTATTCCTACATTATTAACGTTAACAtggttttttacaaccgtccagcgtcagaatagaaaacaaaatatatatctatagaaaatatatatctattctTCTTTAACAAGACTCACCAGCTCCAAAAGTCAAGACGTTCTTCTCCTCCAGTGAGTCggagggagaggaggagcaCGGAAAGAAATTTAAGATCAAGATCAAACCTTTGACAGCAAACAGTGGAAACTGTACAGTGTCTACTATGGATGAGCTGAAGGCCTCAGTGGGGACGCTGGCCATCTCTCCTTCTCCTCTGGTTAGTCTCGCTGTTGCTCCTTACAGAGCTGATGTCCCATAGTAACGTTCCCATTTCAAATGTTGAGATGATTtcctctgtttttctgtttgtttcctcACACAGAGAAAGAGTCCGGTAAGCAAGTGTTTCTACACTTTCTTAGGCCTTTAAAGATGCTAATTAAAATTGCATAACATCTGTCACGTACGTCAGTTTAGGTGATGTATCTCAGCCCTAAGGAGCGTGACAGCCAATGGCCAATCAGTCAGAGGCCTAGTTCAAGATGGTGTATCTGTGCTGGGATACATGATATTGTATATCagtgattttctttcatttattggtGTTTGTTGGATGATTTTAGATATGCAACTGTGCATATTCATATCAGCtgcttttacatttagaatatatttaatcattatctAATGCTTGCTTAAATTCAAAAAACAGTAATCAattaataacacttttaaatgtaatctaaagcgtgtaatgtgtgttttatacacacacacataagtcagtaagattttttttatgtttttaaaagaacccCCTTATGaccaccaaggctgcatttgtgggatcaaaaaaaaagtaatattgatttaaatgtatttttgttacagTATTCAGTATCgcacgattcttcagaaatcattctgttaTGCTGAAATAGAGCTCAAGAAAGAGTTGCTTAATATTGTTCAGAAATCCAtgatacattttcacttttcatAAAACTATAAAAGGCTTTTACTGACTCTTTTAATCAATTTGATacctaattaataaatataaaatatccaaaatataaatattaatttctttttaaaaaatcgtaCTGACCACAAAAGTTTTGAAcgataatgtattattatgctgttataattttataaatttttatgcTGTGATGCCGTGTACGCttgtactatttaaaatgtttttttgtttttttacaaatgtaaagcTGTTTAGACAAAATAGTACTGATATTAGTTTTTGCCCATAACATTAAGCTAATCTTGGCTTAGTAATTCGTTTTAATATTTATCCAGCGTCCCTACAgctttgtttgaaaaaataaaaacataaatcatttttaaaccgaatatattaattaatggcTTTATGTacgtttatattttagttttttccagCCACATAGCACTAAAGCAGCTATGGCCATTCTGTTGCTATTACCTTGCTGCGCTTTTCAAGCTTAAGAAAAGAAATacgtttataatgcatttattgtgttcTTCTTCATGTATAGTGCAGAACTATATTTCTGCAGTTTTATTCAACTTTTGCAGATTGCCAATATACAGTTAGTAATATTAGTGATATACCTAATATTAAGAAACAGTAAACACAGGCAACGATATGTGTTGTTGGTTTGGTTTGAAGCATTGGTTGGGGAAAGATGCATCAAAGGcggtatttcattttttgttaataGCACTGATCTGTAACTCGCTCTCTGACCAGGTCTgttctttctccttttttgcTGATATCAGAGGCGAAGTCCGGTAAGTACGGATCTTGTTAATGTACTACAAATCTGTGTTGCGTATGATACAGAGGCCTGAGCTTCTGTGACCCTTTCATTGTGATGATTGTTCGCTCTGCACTGACACCCTCGTGGATCAATGGGAGGGAATCGTTAGATTCTTGATATGATCTGCAGCTTCAGCACATTGGATGTGAATGTTTCAGAGTTGGCACCTGGACTCTGTTTTCCATTAGCCGAAGATGTTTGTCGCTCATCCGCTGTTATAACTGGAACTAATGGAAAACAGTGACCAGGTGCCAAATAATACCTCTGCCTTTGAACtcttagatttgttttttttttcattttataatatgtgttgtgctgtttttgactcattagtgttttaataaattactaaatttcAAAATTTAGAAGATGGTccgatttattttattttattttattttattttattttttataatatttaatttttagaagATGGTccgatttattttatttcattttattttattttattttattttattttattttattttattttatttttgtgctgtcaaaagatATATCCAAGTTtattcaaaagtttttgttaatataaaaaaatggacGTAGTACATGTGTCTATACTGTGTatattgattatgtatatataaattcaaacacgtttgtgtgggtgtgtttatgtatgtatgtgtgtgtgtgtgtgtgtgtgtgtgtgtatatatatatatatatatatatgcgcatTACAGTATTTGTGGTCTTTGTTATggcattttcttcttttatgtcttttgttACAGTGCCCGATGAAGCGAAACCTGTCAAGTGAGtgtatttttggaaatattgaCTTCCTGTGTTTTGTCACATCACCCGAGTTTCTACATTAGTCAATTTGACTTTGCATATTCCAGATGAGGAGATCGCCAGACCACGACGATCTACTCCAACACCCACGACAACTCCAGGACCTGGTTCGGACCCGCCCAGGTTAGTACACCGTCACAAACCCTTGTGGACATGTCGGTGTTTCTGCTCACTATTGAATTATCAGTTTTAAATCGAATAACATTACTAAATCTCATTGCCCGAATACCCTTGGGATGTTTTGACCTTGTATTTTGCTTCTGTCTCGtcaaaagagaaaacacaacagCGTTCTTCGGCCCACCGTTTGAGACCAATTTCGAAGCACACAACTCAGAAGGTACCAGTATTTTTTCGATAACCTGACATTGAtgagttcatttttaatataaatgcggTTTGAGGTTTGCAAGATCAGACCTCACAAGAAATTTGCAGACGAAATGTAAATTATTGTTCTTGTGTGTCATGCACTGCTGTGATTTGTAAGTCAGTCGAGGGAGGTATTGATGGGTATTTCATTCGTGAATGTTAATGACAGTGTTCCCGGTTGAGCCGGAGCTCTGGTGTCAGTCCACTTCTCTCTCCACCTGTGTTCTCAGCAGATCTCTGCCCACTGGAGGTACTGCATGTCAAAtgtccaaaatgtttttgataatacccgtttaaagcttaaaaactgCCCCAGGAAAGTcaccaataaaacacaaaatggtgACAAATAGTTCTTAATGAATGCTACAAAGCATCACATTTTACTGCTCACTGCAGAATGTGATTGGATCTACAAGATTAACCAGAAAAAATCCAATTTATTAGCAACACGACACTTTGAACGGATCACAGGAAAACAatccacttttatttataagtattactgattttattaattaattagcaaTGTAAGCTGATATGCATAAACGTGGATACTAGACACGTTATctcctgttattttattattatttttattattttaaactaatgcTTTGAATTagcttctatttatttattttcaaatttttggCCGTTTTGTTGCGccttttgcaatttttattagttttacgaaaaatacttccaaatagttttcattcattttcattttagtatatCACTTTGTAATTGTTAGATGTTAGACGTAAACATGTATTATGATATGTTAATCATCATAATGTAAGCTATTTATACAGTGCAGTATTCTGTAAGAAAGTTCTTCTTTATGAACATGCCCTGTTATCTGTCCTTTCAGCTCCGCCTCCACTTCCTCCAAAGAACATTCCTGTGACCCCACCTGGACGCAGTTCTAGCTCTGTAGAGTCCTCCGGTATGGGCTGACACTTCCAATTTAGCATCCAACATAGTTTCAGTCTCCTGAAAGAACAGTTCCTGAACAGAAGTGTCTTACTACAGGATACTTGTTCTcagctctgtttattatttgGGCGTGCGATATTAACAAAAATGGTATTGATACGCTcattatattctttatattctgTGCATTGGAAAGATATTTGCCAAATTAAAGTGAATTCCGTGAACATTTGTATCTTTGTAAAGAGCATTTTTCCATAACATcttaaataatcaataatcaatatattCAGCTAGATTAATTATATTACCAACCAGATGAAATCAAATTCTAAAtcagatacattttttcttcagaGGTTGTATAGAAGCAATTTAGATGTGTTCACACTTCATTTAGAATTGCATGTATAATACTATgagaataatgtttaaaataatacttcaaatatttttaaagaaaaaaatgtgatcatattttactttaagcTGCCAGTGGTGACAAGTGAGTCATTGATTCAgcaaatttgtttaaatgactgATTCGTTCAGCCATGAAGCCACAGATtcactgatttgttcaaaaatgctgattcatCTAAGAATTAAACATCTCTTGTGCTTTCAGATACACACTACAGCTTTGTTTCGAAACTATTTTTGCTggtgaaataaagcaaaaacagacaagATTAACTTCTTGTTGAACTATATGAAGTCAAATTCGTGTTTGTAATACATAGGCTGTGCtaacatatttttgtaagtGAGATACTCAATAATGTTAGCTTGTACATTATTGAAACagcaatacaataaatatttcgCTACCCTAGTTTGTGGTTGTGAATGTTGAAAAAGTATTTGAGtacttaatttctttttttctaaacaggTTATTATAGTGTGGTTCCTAGCATCAGAGGAGAGGGATCAGCTTCGGCCTGTCAGGACGCCCCATTATCTGACCCATCCGGAGGGGCGTCTATGCCTGACTTGGACAGTGTTTTTGGGCCTGTGGAGACGCCCAGGTCTGCATCAGATGTGGTGCAGTGCAGCTGGGTGAGCTTCAGCGAAGGCTCTCCCGCCAGACCCCCTCCCCCAGACGAACCCGCCCCTTCTCCGCCTCTGTCTTCTTCCCCCACGGACTCGCCCCCAACCTCGCCCCTCAACCTGCCGCCTCCCGCCTCCCGCCTCCCCCCCACTCCATCCCGCCTCCAGATTcacctccaccacctccacccTCGGACTCTCCTCTGAGTCCTCCAGACCTCCCCTGCTGCTTTCAGCTCCCGGAGTCCGAGCTCACCCAAGAGTCCCCAATGACCCCCGCCAGCCCCGGACTGCCCTTCCCGCCAGCAGACCACCATCCTCATGGAGCCATACCTTCCCCTCTTACCTTGAGAGACGACAGCAGGAGAACCCCTGACCTGGTGGGCATGAGGGATGAGATTTCTGTGTTTGGCACATCACCCAAAGACCTCGCAGCAGGAAGCTTCAGAGGAACCCCACCTCCTCTGCCACCTCCTACTTACAGGAGTGTGGTGGGCTCCCCGGGGCCCGGCAGTGGTGAGTTAGCAACTGttacttaaaggaacactccactatttTTCAACTTCAACAGTTGAGTTGTACCGTTTTTGAATCAGCTGATcatttttagctgtagcttagcattgATCATTgcatctgattagaccattggCATCTcactcaaaaaaatgaacaaagagtttcaatatttttcctttttaaacacTTCTGTAGTTATACCGTGTACTaagaatgacagaaaatgaaTAGTTGCAATTTTCTAGGCCAGTatggctaggaactatactcccatTAAACAGCTGGACTTGaaatattaactatttttaaagatattggAGTGTTCCTTTTAAAGCGATGGTTCATCCACAAAAGACAATTCTGTTATTATTCACGCACCCTAGAATTGTTCCAAGGCTGTAAGCATTTCttttgttgaacacaaaagaaaatatttagcaaaatatacATAACCAAACAGTAATTGGTCTCTAACGACTTCCGTAGCATAGAAACAGATAATATGAAAATCAATGGAGACTTGAAGCTCTTGATGTGAAATCTTGTGCCGGAGCAGGATTGGCACCACTTTAGTGTTTAGCATACAGTAGATGTAACACAGAAAATGTAGCTTAATGGCTAGCACACTCAAATTTCATGATTTACTTTGTCTAAATATTTAAGTAGTGCAAACGGCATGCTGAAGTAAAAACTAGATGCTGTAGTTCATGGCCATGCTTTATTAGTTTATTCCCTTGTTTTAGTTGAACCGTGATCatgttttacagatttttttttctcaggttttAATTTACTTGTGTCTTAGCcccaatttaaattaaaacaaaggcACTAGTTGATGGgaacatatgttttttttgtggccaTAGTATCTTTTTTGATATCGGGCACAGTTGTAGTTTTTAGAGCAGTTGTTCCACTGCCTTAATGCCACCTAAAAGGGCAATATCacattttgcaaaaagaaataaatttgattattacatttatttaaaaaggtaatttacagtacatttatgcTGTACAGTTTTGCCTTCTCTGTGAAAACTATGTTGTTactttttgttactttgttTGTCTACAATACTGTTACAGGAAATagtattattgctattttaattaattcatcattattaatattctacaatatataaataaaatgctattattattattattattattatttataatactatacatttcagaaatcaACAAGTCAACATTAACCTTGATTGGATGTAGAATATATCCTGTTGGATAGGATGAGGGATGTAGAATATTGTCATGCAggatatgtgctttataaatactgtactaatattttaataataagcatGCCAATAAACAACTAGTTTATAGTGAGAAGCCCTGTGTTACCGACATTTGGTGAAGTCAACAGCACTTTCAGAAATATATCACTGAGAAAAATGGTGACATGTTGAATACTGTGcaaccatttatacaaacatttatgttgttttaagaGTTAAATGGCTCTTTAAGGTAATAATTGCAGATTTAGCATTGTTTACTATGTTATAATCATCTGATTTTATGTTACCAGGGCCGTCGTCTCCCGCACGTGCCGGCACTCCGCTGTCCGCTGGGAGTCCGATCCCACCTCTACCACCAAGACCATCGTCACGACCTAAACTACCACCTGGAAAACCAAACCTAGCAGATCTGGTATGACTGCATCGGTCGACTTTCTCCAATGCTGTGAAGCATTTGACGCACTGAAATCACAAGgaatgcttttgtttgtgtttgtttttaagtagtttttttttattgttcattccAACTACTATTAATCAAACTTCAACTgggttttgatttaatattaaaaacttcataacaaaccatgcatcatCTTACGTTACAATCTacatcttatttattcagctttcagatgacgtatgcatttatttacacttcTGACTCATTTTGTGTTCCTGGgtcatgttttaataaactaaagaacctttttgtgGAATGTAAAGGTTCCACAGATGGTAAAGGTTCTTTGTAGATCCATTGATGCCAAAAAGCCAaatgcctttgtttttaaaaagtatatgtCTGGTTCAGGCTGTTCTGTTTCTCCTCAGGCCCGACCCTTCAGCCCCCCCATCCACTCGTGGAGTCCTCCACCCTTTGCTCCTCTGGCCAGAGCCGAAAGCAcctcctccatctcctccgtCACCTCTCTGAGCGCAGCCTCCACACCTACACTAGGCCGAGAGCTCAACCTCTCTGTGTCAGGTGGGCCACAACAGAGCTGTCCCAAGTCAGTTATTGCTAAATTATGATAAGTGAGGAAGATGATACTGAGGCATAATGCCTTCTTACGTTCAACAGGTTGTGCGTTTTGTATGATATTAGATCTGCGTCTGTATTTCAGTATGCTCCAGAGGTCCGAGTCCTCTCACAATGGGTCCCCAGGACACTCTACCGGTGGCAGCCGCCTTCACAGAGACCATCAGCGCTTACTTTAAAGGAGCAGATCCCACTAAGTAGGCCACAGAGCGCATTTTGAATTTTGGGTTGAATCGATTGAAACTGCGTCTCACTGTGTTACTGTGTGTCACAGGTGTTTGGTGAAGATCGCCGGTGAGATGGTGTTGTCTTTCCCAGCAGGGATCACCAGACACTTCTCCACCCATCCCAGTCCACCGGTGCTGACCTTCACCATCAGTCAGTACAGTCGACTGGAGCAGGTCCTTCCCAACCCACAGCTTCTGTGCTGGTAATGCGTAGGGATTTCTCACAACAAATTGaacaaattgttcttttaagCTGGGCTTTCTAATGATTCAGTCAAGCCATTTCaggttttttgtaaataaaactgagGGGATTGAAAATAGGGTCAtcccaaaataaagtttatggatgaagttttttgtgttttgtccaaaacactaaaaatgctACATGCTAATTTAAGCATTACAACATATGATGTGCagtatgaaaatatacattcattttgAGACCTGCTGAAGATTTTATTTACCAGTGcgattttatttaatcagtgtttaactaattaaaatgacagttaGGTGACAGTAAAGggacacatttatttgaacaattacATATTTAGTATCAgctgataaatataaaacaatgaagAGTAGAAAATTGCAATATTAGCTAATAACCAATATGGTACCATTATACTAAACACCGCTAGTTTGaagtaaacagtaaaattaggaatgttttataattgttttttcaaaGCAGAGCTACTGTAATACAATGTTAtaactgttaactaaaactgccacagaatataataaattaatgaagataatattaatattcacttaaaataaataaaacgcagACTTTGCAAGTAACAGAAAATTTGTACTAAAATTGCAAACTAAagctgaaatttaaataaattaaagcaaaaaaaagtctaaaacaaaataaagtttaaaaataaatgcttattgaaaatatgctgtaaataatgtaatagtATTTAAGTAATACTGAAATAACACTGCTTTATAAGCAGCAGTAACATAATGCTCAGGATAAAtttctgaattgtttttttttattattaaatgtaataaaagaacCAATATAAACTAAACACTAGCCCTATATTGGTCATTTTGAGATTATATGCATTGGTCTGCAAGGCATTTAACAAAAGtgataattttacaaagctttaAAATTTTATGAAGTTCCAGTTTGGTGAATACAATACTGCATGCAGAAGGTATAGATATTCTTTGAGATTTATTCCGCAAATGTTTTCTCCCTGCAGCGACACCACGCCACCTACAGGTGATTCAAAGGAGTTCTGGGTCAACATGTCAAACCTGTTGAGTCACCTGAAGAAGGTGGCTGAGCAGAGGCCACAGGCCACGTACTACAACGTAGACATGCTGAAGTACCAGGTGAGATTTTATATTTGAGCATGACCCTTATCTGTATCGGTGAAACCCGAGCTCGGTCGTCCTCTAGCGCGTGATATCTGAGATTTGTGCTCACAGGTGTCCACTCGAGGCATCCAGTCCACTCCGCTGAACCTGGCGGTGAGCTGGCGGGGTGATGCCTGCAGCACAGACCTCAGGATAGACTATAAATACAACACGGAGGCCATGCCCATACCCACACCGCTCACCAACATCCACTTCATGGCAGCTGTGGACGGCGGCGTGAACAAACTGCAGGCTATGCTCCCACTTGCCCACTGGTGAGGACCCGTCCAGAAAGTCACATTGCAAAACACAAGCAGTGCGGTGTTGTGTAGTGATGTTCGCCCATTTCTTGAATTTAAAGGAACCCGGAGGAGCAGAACATAATGT
Encoded proteins:
- the sgip1b gene encoding LOW QUALITY PROTEIN: SH3-containing GRB2-like protein 3-interacting protein 1 (The sequence of the model RefSeq protein was modified relative to this genomic sequence to represent the inferred CDS: inserted 1 base in 1 codon; deleted 2 bases in 1 codon) — translated: MMQGLKKRTRKAFGIRKKEKDSDSTGSPDKEKSKKANGAPNGFYGEIDWDRYNSPDVDDEGYSVKPGEQGGTAPKVKTFFSSSESEGEEEHGKKFKIKIKPLTANSGNCTVSTMDELKASVGTLAISPSPLRKSPRRSPCPMKRNLSNEEIARPRRSTPTPTTTPGPGSDPPRENTTAFFGPPFETNFEAHNSEVFPVEPELWCQSTSLSTCVLSRSLPTGAPPPLPPKNIPVTPPGRSSSSVESSGYYSVVPSIRGEGSASACQDAPLSDPSGGASMPDLDSVFGPVETPRSASDVVQCSWVSFSEGSPARPPPPDEPAPSPPLSSSPTDSPPTSPLNLPPPASPPPHSIPPPDSPPPPPPSDSPLSPPDLPCCFQLPESELTQESPMTPASPGLPFPPADHHPHGAIPSPLTLRDDSRRTPDLVGMRDEISVFGTSPKDLAAGSFRGTPPPLPPPTYRSVVGSPGPGSGPSSPARAGTPLSAGSPIPPLPPRPSSRPKLPPGKPNLADLARPFSPPIHSWSPPPFAPLARAESTSSISSVTSLSAASTPTLGRELNLSVSVCSRGPSPLTMGPQDTLPVAAAFTETISAYFKGADPTKCLVKIAGEMVLSFPAGITRHFSTHPSPPVLTFTISQYSRLEQVLPNPQLLCCDTTPPTGDSKEFWVNMSNLLSHLKKVAEQRPQATYYNVDMLKYQVSTRGIQSTPLNLAVSWRGDACSTDLRIDYKYNTEAMPIPTPLTNIHFMAAVDGGVNKLQAMLPLAHWNPEEQNIMWKIPELSQRSENGGSGALLARFRLAXGPSRPSQLAVQFTSEGSTLSGCDFQLVGSGYRLSLVKKRFSAGKYLADN